Part of the Desulfomonilaceae bacterium genome, CCGGACAAGGGCCAGGGAGGCAAGTTCCTGCTACTGCCGCCAGGCTATACCGGCATGATTCCTGATGGATACTATGTCTATCGACCGGAGACCAACAACGTTTTCATTTTCTTGAGGGCCTTCTATCAGGATCCCAAGGACCTGAAGCCTGCCGTAGATTTGCTGGAAAAGACCAAAATCTATCCACTGAACAACGAAGCCAAGGCCAGGAAGATGGAATTCCCGAATGCCTCGCTGGTTCCCGCAAATATGCTGCCTGCCAGTGACTTTCAAGCCTTCGAGCAACTCAAGCTGCTAGTGGACAGCGAAACTGACGGATTGGGTGACCCAGACTGGATGGGAATGCTCGGCTCGATCGGTATTGAGAGAGGTAAGCCGTTCAATCCGGATGACCGTTCGATAGCTATTCTCGATCAAGCCGCCAAGACCGCCTACAAAATGAGCCGTGTCATCGGCCTTCAGGAAACGGACATCAATGGGGTTTCGTATCGTGTGTACCCTGATCGGCAATGGGCGAACCCTGCCGCGTCCGGCAACCCTTTTGACCTGAACTGGTTGAAGACCAACACCGCTTATCGTGCGCTGGACGCCAGAATAAACTTTTTCACCAACTACTACTCAATTAGTCCCGGAATGATTTCGCAGACGCCCGGACTTGGAGCGAATTACATGGTCGTTAACCGGGACGCCGATGGCGATCTCTTGACCGGAGCCAGTCAATATTTACTGAAACTGCCTGCAAATGTGCCTGCAAAGAACTTCTGGTCCGTGACCCTCTATGACGCGGCTAATTCGTCAGGTCTCGACAATGGACAGCCTTTCCCTTCGCTAGGTTCCCGAGACAAGCCTGTCGTCAACGGCGACGGCTCCATTGATCTCAGTTTTGGGCCGACGCCCCTAAAAGGAAAGGAGGTTAATTGGCTCCGTACGGTCCCCGGTAAGGGTTTTTTCGTAATTCTCCGGCTTTACGGTCCGACTGAAGCGTCATTTGACAAGAGTTGGAAGCCAGGTGATTTGGCGAAAGGGAAATGACTTTTCCAACAATCTTTTGAACCCAGGTCAAAGCGCCGGGATAGCGGATATTGAAAGGATAGAAGATTAATGACCATTCACATGAAAATTTTTTCGGATTATGTCTGACCGTACTGCTATATCGGCAAGGGTCTTGTCGAAGAATTGAAAAAGAATTTTCCAATCGAAGAAACCTGGGTTCCATTTCAGTTACGACCCGCAACTCCGCCTGAGGGAATTCCATTCTCTGCACTCTTCCCAGGTATGGACATCAAGGAGCGTTACGCTGGTTTCAATAAGGCGGGAGAGCCTTTTGGGCTCCGATTCGGTGAACGCTCTTTTCTCTCCAACTCCCAGCCTGCTCTCGAGGCCAGTGAATATGCGAGAGACAATGGGAATTTCGATTCATTCCATGAGAAAGTCTTCCGGGCGTACTTCACCGATCTACTCGACATTGGTGACACAACGATTTTGTTCAGGTTGGCCCAAGAGGTGGGCCTTGATCCTGAGGAATTGAAGCGTTCTCTGGATGATGGGCTTTATCGGACCAGGATAGAAGAAGGCTTGAAGGAAGCGGCTCGATATGGGATCACTGCAGTCCCGACCTTTATCATCAACGAGGTCCACAGAATCGTCGGAGCGCAACCATTGGAGTCATTTAGAGACAAATTAAGACGTATCCAACAAGCTGACGAATGAAGCAGCATGCTCCACTACGAACAGTTTGAAACGGACCGCCTGTCAAATCCTTTCAACTATTTGACAGGCGGCATGCGTTATTGTTTTTTGGTTTCTTTGGCGCTTTCATCATTTTTCGGCTGATCAAGCCGAACCAACAACCATTGCTCTGTCTTCTCATTGCCGAAATGCACGAGCGCTTCGGTTTGATCTTGTGTAAGATTGAAAACGCCCGTCTCCATGATTATATCGGTGTTCTTGCCGTCACCAAAAGTCCATGCCGCTCGCTGGGTCTTTTTGTCGACCTTGCCTTTCACAGGCCGAGAGATGTCGGTGGCTGTGTTGTAATAAGTCCCAGCTATCACTCCGTCTTTGTCGACTGCAAGCTGCAATAGCGCATTTGAATCGGTGGCCTGGTCTCGCGAGATAGCGAAGACCCCAAGCGGCAACCATTCTGTTTCAGGCGCCTGGGTTGAGGGAGCGCTGGTCGCGAGATCACTGGCCTGCTGATAATATTCGTCTGCGCTTGCGACCCGTTTTCCGTTCACGTAGACCTGTTCGTCCTCGTAATATACACCTTCACCATAATCATAATAGGCCGGAGAGTCCCAGGCGCTTCCCGCCACCCAACCGCCCAACGCGGCCCAGGTAGCTGGCCTCCACCAATGATTACGAGCGTATTGGTATTTCCCCATGTTTTGCCAATAAGCCTGGGCCATGTTTGGATGGTCTTTCCACCATTGTGGCGTAAAAAGATTGTCGTATCGTCCCTGCATGTTGTCTCGAATTTGGCCGGCATTTGCCCGTGAAGGCAATTGCGAAGGACGATCCGCTGTGCCCGGTCTGGCCCCAAGGTCTGGACGCCCACCTGCTCTTGGTCTTTCAGCAGGGAGTGTACCCGCCTGGGGACGATCTCCGAGTCCAGGTCTCCCGCCAGACTCGCCCCTGTCCGCAATACCGGGTCTTTCCCCTCCGGGCTTCTGGGACCCCAGCAATTGCTGCGCCCCTGCAAATCCGAGCGCTCCCGCGGCTGCGCCAACGCCGACCTTTCCCAGATCCGACAAACCTTTTCCATCCTGTTGGGGAAGATTCAAGAATTGCTGCACATCACTCCGACTCGGTTTAGATCCTCCTGCGCCGGGAAGTTTGGTCTGAATTTTTGAGCCGGCAGCCGGGGAA contains:
- a CDS encoding DUF1254 domain-containing protein codes for the protein MKRSLNSVSLLVCAFIIIAGTLAQAASFELLANSAMHEDRPTAETSKLLNDELLFQRATQAYLWAMPLINTMGMKTGSEKVFGAGYNVLPIWKDRLNARTLVTTPNSDVLYAMSYVDLGTDGPLVLDAPPMLQSILLDFWQRPIPGPTIRGRNFLGDIGFFGPDKGQGGKFLLLPPGYTGMIPDGYYVYRPETNNVFIFLRAFYQDPKDLKPAVDLLEKTKIYPLNNEAKARKMEFPNASLVPANMLPASDFQAFEQLKLLVDSETDGLGDPDWMGMLGSIGIERGKPFNPDDRSIAILDQAAKTAYKMSRVIGLQETDINGVSYRVYPDRQWANPAASGNPFDLNWLKTNTAYRALDARINFFTNYYSISPGMISQTPGLGANYMVVNRDADGDLLTGASQYLLKLPANVPAKNFWSVTLYDAANSSGLDNGQPFPSLGSRDKPVVNGDGSIDLSFGPTPLKGKEVNWLRTVPGKGFFVILRLYGPTEASFDKSWKPGDLAKGK
- a CDS encoding DsbA family protein, coding for MGKGLVEELKKNFPIEETWVPFQLRPATPPEGIPFSALFPGMDIKERYAGFNKAGEPFGLRFGERSFLSNSQPALEASEYARDNGNFDSFHEKVFRAYFTDLLDIGDTTILFRLAQEVGLDPEELKRSLDDGLYRTRIEEGLKEAARYGITAVPTFIINEVHRIVGAQPLESFRDKLRRIQQADE